Proteins encoded together in one Temnothorax longispinosus isolate EJ_2023e chromosome 5, Tlon_JGU_v1, whole genome shotgun sequence window:
- the Br gene encoding broad-complex isoform X1, whose translation MVDTQHFCLRWNNYQSSITSAFENLRDDEDFVDVTLACDGKSLKAHRVVLSACSPYFRELLKSTPCKHPVIVLQDVAFSDLHALVEFIYHGEVNVHQRSLSSFLKTAEVLRVSGLTQQTDQPDRDELSHVRALAAGGNHLPFHEKSEETFPRGGSPTPVTPTPTTVQQLLRRAQIRRNERRTPDPHDESAKRPRVPSPPLNNNDATPTDFSMVKNNHLSTKVEGNGVHDENSLVEDNIKCEPLELTGGNGGGNAGNNEDSSDSGAAASDRPPASASSNEHEPEPEHTSAQNFLPESKLFTSTPGSFNFSMAALTTDHTPLSVKFPGLGHGLQTPDLAGTSQDQEVAEEDGGWQSTTNIEYQRKIQESNQNTSANRYGETVMQPQHQELPIIDLLDNINDPMEIVLKSEPISPRMDELESCLLSSHTIERHTDLDSAHEYRHDGLRDKQQPQTSGRSSNNDVSPFDLRWLRSRNGLVQSKHVDASSRAYHEPDHKSSNRTYCNFCQKTFSRAWSLQRHLADTHFYVPQSLSCDQCGRSYKSRNSLVSHKSQYHARKDRKEHEAQCEVTY comes from the exons ATGGTAGATACACAACATTTTTGCCTGCGATGGAACAATTACCAGAGCAGCATAACCTCGGCGTTTGAAAATCTGCGGGACGATGAGGACTTCGTGGACGTGACGCTGGCCTGCGACGGCAAGAGCCTGAAAGCGCATCGCGTCGTTCTCTCCGCTTGTAGTCCGTACTTCAGAGAATTGCTCAAG AGCACGCCGTGCAAGCACCCAGTGATAGTGCTCCAGGATGTAGCGTTCAGCGACTTGCATGCCTTAGTGGAGTTTATTTATCACGGCGAGGTGAACGTGCATCAGCGTTCTCTCAGTAGTTTTCTGAAGACGGCGGAGGTCCTCAGGGTATCGGGTCTCACGCAACAGACCGACCAGCCCGACAGAGATGAG CTGTCGCATGTCCGCGCGTTAGCGGCCGGCGGCAATCACCTGCCGTTCCACGAGAAGTCGGAGGAGACTTTCCCTCGCGGCGGCTCGCCTACACCCGTGACCCCGACGCCGACCACGGTGCAGCAGCTCCTGCGCCGTGCCCAGATACGTCGAAACGAGAGACGCACCCCGGACCCGCACGACGAGTCGGCCAAGAGACCGCGGGTGCCGTCGCCACCGCTCAACAACAATGACGCCACGCCTACGGACTTCTCGATGGTCAAGAACAACCACCTGTCGACGAAGGTGGAGGGCAACGGGGTACACGACGAGAACAGCCTCGTCGAGGACAATATAAAGTGCGAGCCGTTGGAGCTGACCGGCGGCAACGGCGGCGGTAACGCCGGCAACAACGAGGACTCGTCGGattccggcgccgcggcgtcGGACCGGCCGCCCGCGTCCGCGAGCAGCAACGAACACGAGCCGGAACCGGAGCACACGTCCGCGCAGAACTTCCTGCCGGAAAGCAAGCTCTTCACGTCGACGCCCGGCAGCTTCAACTTCAGTATGGCGGCGCTCACCACCGATCACACGCCGTTATCAG TGAAATTTCCAGGGTTGGGCCACGGCTTGCAGACACCGGATCTAGCGGGCACTTCGCAAG ACCAGGAGGTCGCCGAGGAGGACGGGGGTTGGCAGTCCACTACCAACATCGAATACCAACGAAAAATACAGGAATCGAACCAAAATACAAGCGCAAATCGATACGGCGAGACAGTGATGCAACCGCAGCACCAAGAGCTGCCGATAATCGATCTTTTAGACAACATTAACGATCCGATGGAGATCGTGCTGAAATCGGAGCCCATCTCGCCGCGGATGGACGAGCTCGAGTCCTGCCTCCTGTCGAGTCACACGATCGAGAGGCACACGGATCTCGATTCAGCGCACGAGTATCGTCACGATGGCCTTCGAGATAAACAGCAGCCGCAAACGTCCGGAAGATCTTCGAACAATGACGTATCGCCGTTCGATCTGCGATGGCTACGTTCGCGAAACGGTCTCGTGCAATCGAAACACGTAGACGCGTCGTCGCGGGCGTATCACGAACCGGATCACAAATCCTCGAATCGCACTTACTGCAATTTCTGCCAGAAAACCTTCTCTCGCGCCTGGTCCCTGCAGAGGCACTTGGCCGACACGCATTTCTACGTGCCGCAATCTTTGTCCTGCGACCAGTGCGGCAGGAGCTACAAGTCCAGGAATAGTCTGGTCAGTCATAAGAGCCAATATCACGCTCGCAAGGACCGCAAGGAGCACGAGGCACAGTGCGAAGTTACGTATTGA
- the Br gene encoding broad-complex isoform X2, with translation MVDTQHFCLRWNNYQSSITSAFENLRDDEDFVDVTLACDGKSLKAHRVVLSACSPYFRELLKSTPCKHPVIVLQDVAFSDLHALVEFIYHGEVNVHQRSLSSFLKTAEVLRVSGLTQQTDQPDRDELSHVRALAAGGNHLPFHEKSEETFPRGGSPTPVTPTPTTVQQLLRRAQIRRNERRTPDPHDESAKRPRVPSPPLNNNDATPTDFSMVKNNHLSTKVEGNGVHDENSLVEDNIKCEPLELTGGNGGGNAGNNEDSSDSGAAASDRPPASASSNEHEPEPEHTSAQNFLPESKLFTSTPGSFNFSMAALTTDHTPLSGLGHGLQTPDLAGTSQDQEVAEEDGGWQSTTNIEYQRKIQESNQNTSANRYGETVMQPQHQELPIIDLLDNINDPMEIVLKSEPISPRMDELESCLLSSHTIERHTDLDSAHEYRHDGLRDKQQPQTSGRSSNNDVSPFDLRWLRSRNGLVQSKHVDASSRAYHEPDHKSSNRTYCNFCQKTFSRAWSLQRHLADTHFYVPQSLSCDQCGRSYKSRNSLVSHKSQYHARKDRKEHEAQCEVTY, from the exons ATGGTAGATACACAACATTTTTGCCTGCGATGGAACAATTACCAGAGCAGCATAACCTCGGCGTTTGAAAATCTGCGGGACGATGAGGACTTCGTGGACGTGACGCTGGCCTGCGACGGCAAGAGCCTGAAAGCGCATCGCGTCGTTCTCTCCGCTTGTAGTCCGTACTTCAGAGAATTGCTCAAG AGCACGCCGTGCAAGCACCCAGTGATAGTGCTCCAGGATGTAGCGTTCAGCGACTTGCATGCCTTAGTGGAGTTTATTTATCACGGCGAGGTGAACGTGCATCAGCGTTCTCTCAGTAGTTTTCTGAAGACGGCGGAGGTCCTCAGGGTATCGGGTCTCACGCAACAGACCGACCAGCCCGACAGAGATGAG CTGTCGCATGTCCGCGCGTTAGCGGCCGGCGGCAATCACCTGCCGTTCCACGAGAAGTCGGAGGAGACTTTCCCTCGCGGCGGCTCGCCTACACCCGTGACCCCGACGCCGACCACGGTGCAGCAGCTCCTGCGCCGTGCCCAGATACGTCGAAACGAGAGACGCACCCCGGACCCGCACGACGAGTCGGCCAAGAGACCGCGGGTGCCGTCGCCACCGCTCAACAACAATGACGCCACGCCTACGGACTTCTCGATGGTCAAGAACAACCACCTGTCGACGAAGGTGGAGGGCAACGGGGTACACGACGAGAACAGCCTCGTCGAGGACAATATAAAGTGCGAGCCGTTGGAGCTGACCGGCGGCAACGGCGGCGGTAACGCCGGCAACAACGAGGACTCGTCGGattccggcgccgcggcgtcGGACCGGCCGCCCGCGTCCGCGAGCAGCAACGAACACGAGCCGGAACCGGAGCACACGTCCGCGCAGAACTTCCTGCCGGAAAGCAAGCTCTTCACGTCGACGCCCGGCAGCTTCAACTTCAGTATGGCGGCGCTCACCACCGATCACACGCCGTTATCAG GGTTGGGCCACGGCTTGCAGACACCGGATCTAGCGGGCACTTCGCAAG ACCAGGAGGTCGCCGAGGAGGACGGGGGTTGGCAGTCCACTACCAACATCGAATACCAACGAAAAATACAGGAATCGAACCAAAATACAAGCGCAAATCGATACGGCGAGACAGTGATGCAACCGCAGCACCAAGAGCTGCCGATAATCGATCTTTTAGACAACATTAACGATCCGATGGAGATCGTGCTGAAATCGGAGCCCATCTCGCCGCGGATGGACGAGCTCGAGTCCTGCCTCCTGTCGAGTCACACGATCGAGAGGCACACGGATCTCGATTCAGCGCACGAGTATCGTCACGATGGCCTTCGAGATAAACAGCAGCCGCAAACGTCCGGAAGATCTTCGAACAATGACGTATCGCCGTTCGATCTGCGATGGCTACGTTCGCGAAACGGTCTCGTGCAATCGAAACACGTAGACGCGTCGTCGCGGGCGTATCACGAACCGGATCACAAATCCTCGAATCGCACTTACTGCAATTTCTGCCAGAAAACCTTCTCTCGCGCCTGGTCCCTGCAGAGGCACTTGGCCGACACGCATTTCTACGTGCCGCAATCTTTGTCCTGCGACCAGTGCGGCAGGAGCTACAAGTCCAGGAATAGTCTGGTCAGTCATAAGAGCCAATATCACGCTCGCAAGGACCGCAAGGAGCACGAGGCACAGTGCGAAGTTACGTATTGA